DNA sequence from the Streptomyces sp. HUAS 15-9 genome:
AGGAACTCGCGGTCCGTGAGGACCGCCGCTTTCGCAGCGGACTGCGGACGTCGAAGCTGCCGCACCACAAGACGCTCGACGAGTACGATTTCTCCTTCCAGCCCGACCTCGACCCTCGCAAGGTCAAAGACCTCGCCACCCTCTCGTTCGTCGAGGCCAAGGCCAACGCCGCTCTGCTGGGTCCGCCGGGGGTCGGCAAGACGCATATCGCCGTCGCCCTCGCCGTCGCGGCCTGCCGGGCCGGTTACTCGATCTACTTCACGACCCTCGACGACATGGTCCGCAACCTCAAGACCGCCGAGGCCGCCGGACGGCTGGTCAACAAGCTGGGCACCTACCTGCGGCCCAGCGTCCTCGTGGTTGATGAGGTCGGCTACCAGCCCCTCGAACGCGCCGAGGCGAACCTGGTCTTCCAGGTGATCTCCAAGCGTTACGAGAGGGGTTCCATCATCCTGACCTCGAACAAGACCTTCGGAGAATGGGGACAGGTGTTCGGAGATGAGGTTCTCGCCACCGCGATCCTCGACCGTCTCCTGCACCACTGCGAGGTCGTCTCCATCAACGGCAACAGCTACCGGCTGAAGAACCGTCTTCAAGCTATCGAGCGCGACACCGACGTGGCCTGAGCAGTGGTGCACAGATCTCTGTACTTGGTGGTGCACTCAGGCGAGTACGGGGACACCAGCACCTCACCCTCGCACAGATCGCGGCTGGCTTCGGCATCTCCGTCGGCACCGCACACGCCTACACCGCGGCTGTCGTCGACCTGCTTGCTGACCGCGCCCCTGGCCTGCTGCGCTCCTTACGCGAGGCTGACTCCGGCCACGTCCTGCTCGACGGCACGCTCGCGGATTGCGACCGGGTCGGCGACAGCCGGGCCGACCACTCCCACAAACACCGCCGGCACGGGGTAAACG
Encoded proteins:
- the istB gene encoding IS21-like element helper ATPase IstB, whose product is MSQLTGNRIRTTAGKLGLPHLAETINEFTRRADEAKMGYLDFLDLVLSEELAVREDRRFRSGLRTSKLPHHKTLDEYDFSFQPDLDPRKVKDLATLSFVEAKANAALLGPPGVGKTHIAVALAVAACRAGYSIYFTTLDDMVRNLKTAEAAGRLVNKLGTYLRPSVLVVDEVGYQPLERAEANLVFQVISKRYERGSIILTSNKTFGEWGQVFGDEVLATAILDRLLHHCEVVSINGNSYRLKNRLQAIERDTDVA